In Leptidea sinapis chromosome 21, ilLepSina1.1, whole genome shotgun sequence, the following proteins share a genomic window:
- the LOC126970696 gene encoding aromatic-L-amino-acid decarboxylase-like, with translation MDTEEFRVRGKAMVDYICKYMNTLSTRRVTPSVEPGYLRDCLPSEAPVYPEPWDDVMRDIEKKIMPGVTHWQHPRFHAYFPAGNGYPSILGDMLSSGIGCVGFSWAASPACTELEIIMLDWMGKAIGLPSSFLTSDEDSKGGGVIEGSASECILVVMLAARAAAIKYLKKKYPTVDEGLLLSQLIAYCSKEAHSCVEKAAMISFVKLRILPPDEDGSLRGPTLKEAMEQDVKSGFFPFFVSTTLGTTSCCSFDNLPEIGPVVKKFPSVWLHVDAAYAGSSFLCPENKHHLAGVEYADSFNTNPNKMMLTAFDCSLLWVTNKYLLTSALVVDPLYLQHIYDHKVIDYRHWGISLSRRFRSLKLWFMLRSFGISGLQKYIRLHCDLAKYFEQLVKKDKRFEVCNNVMLGLVCFRLLGGPEDPPQKVDELNKKLLTNINASGKIHMIPALLRDQFVIRFCVINQHATQEDMDAAWEVIGDYATELVEGPDKERELNDDRTLRSRAALAHKRSFFVRMVSDPKIYNPTINKSPPPQPQTPNSPPPVVLTPPGTLSDPGSSELALSTPKSWISWPLAFFFQSADHDTNDLPLRFRHLDTTVSLKSPNHGQGHGRRSSSPSASPERRS, from the exons ATGGACACTGAAGAGTTCCGCGTTAGAGGCAAGGCGATGGTGGATTATATCTGCAAGTACATGAATACTCTGTCTACAAGAAGGGTGACTCCGTCTGTGGAGCCAGGCTATCTCCGCGATTGTCTGCCATCTGAAGCCCCAGTATACCCGGAGCCCTGGGACGATGTAATGCGAGATATTGAGAAGAAGATAATGCCTGGTGTCACACACTGGCAACATCCTCGTTTCCACGCCTATTTCCCAGCTGGCAATGGGTACCCATCAATTCTTGGTGACATGCTGTCCAGTGGTATCGGTTGCGTTGGATTTTCTTGG gCTGCAAGCCCTGCGTGCACAGAACTGGAAATTATAATGCTGGACTGGATGG gtaAAGCCATCGGTCTACCTTCGTCATTTCTGACTTCAGATGAAGACAGCAAGGGTGGGGGTGTAATCGAA GGTTCTGCAAGTGAATGTATTCTTGTTGTAATGCTGGCAGCTCGTGCTGCAGCTATTAAGTATCTGAAGAAGAAATATCCAACAGTTGACGAAGGTCTTTTGCTGTCTCAGCTCATAGCGTACTGTTCCAAAGAAGCTCATTCATGTGTGGAGAAGGCGGCTATGATTTCGTTCGTGAAACTACGAATTCTACCACCAGATGAAGATGGAAGCTTAAGGGGCCCAACTCTGAAAGAg GCAATGGAGCAAGATGTGAAATCTGGCTTCTTTCCATTTTTTGTATCAACAACGTTGGGAACGACCTCTTGCTGCTCGTTTGATAATCTGCCCGAGATTGGTCCAGTTGTGAAGAAGTTTCCATCTGTTTGGTTACACGTGGACGCTGCATATGCTGGCAGCTCCTTCCTGTGTCCCGAGAACAAACATCACCTTGCAGGAGTAGAATACGCGGACTCCTTCAACACCAATCCTAATAAAATGATGCTTACAGCTTTTGATTGTTCTCTGTTATGGGTAACTAATAAATATCTGTTGACATCAGCTCTAGTAGTGGACCCCCTTTATCTGCAGCACATCTATGATCATAAAGTCATTGACTACCGCCATTGGGGCATATCGTTGAGTCGACGTTTTCGGTCATTAAAACTCTGGTTCATGCTAAGGAGTTTCGGAATATCAGGACTTCAAAAGTACATACGTCTTCATTGCGATCTAGCAAAGTATTTTGAACAGCTAGTCAAGAAAGATAAAAGATTTGAAGTCTGCAATAATGTCATg CTAGGCCTTGTATGCTTCCGTTTATTGGGAGGCCCGGAGGATCCGCCTCAGAAGGTAGATGAACTGAATAAGAAACTGCTCACAAATATTAATGCTTCTGGAAAGATCCACATGATACCGGCACTGCTGCGGGACCAATTTGTAATCCGTTTCTGTGTTATCAACCAACATGCAACTCAGGAGGATATGg ATGCGGCTTGGGAAGTGATTGGAGACTATGCAACTGAATTGGTTGAAGGCCCAGATAAAGAAAGA GAACTGAATGACGATCGCACGCTCCGATCTCGCGCTGCTTTGGCTCACAAGCGTTCGTTCTTCGTGCGAATGGTCAGCGACCCGAAGATCTACAATCCAACGATTAACAAGAGTCCACCACCACAGCCGCAGACTCCAAACTCTCCGCCGCCAGTGGTGCTCACACCTCCTGGAACTCTGTCAGATCCCGGGTCGTCTGAACTGGCTCTGTCGACACC GAAGTCATGGATAAGCTGGCCACTTGCATTTTTCTTTCAAAGTGCAGATCATGACACAAACGACTTGCCGTTGAG